The genomic interval TTCAAGCATAAGAATAATGCTTTTTGTAGTTTTGATTTTTAAATAATTTAAAATTAAAGTTTCATCGGGAGGTGTAGAAGCAGGATAATATCTAGTAATATTGCTATTTTCAGTCCTTCCGATTTTTATTATCGATCGCTTTTCAAGTGTCGATAAATGATGAGAAAGCGTACCGTTGTTTAAATTCGTTAATCTAAGTATATCTCTATATCTTATTCCAGGAAAAGAATTGATGATTTTTAGGATCGTGCCTCTGTTGTCTCCATTTGCAGAAATTTGAGTATCTTTGTAAAAAGAATCAACTTTCATTTTCGTTCAATCCTTAAAACACCTGCAGCAAACAATCCTAGCATTATCAATAGCAACACATGTGGGAATTCTACCTCTATTAAAGGTATATAGAATGCTCCAAGTAGATTACTTGATTGAAGCAAGTACAAAAACTCAATAAACAACAAGAATCCAAAACTTAATGCTGTAAGGAGGATTTTCTTGCTTTTTGTCTTTTTATAAGAAATAACTGATATTGTGGTCAAGAAAAGAGCCACATCAAAACTTATCATATGTAATATGATGTGGTAAATCATCGAAGGATGTGTTATGTGGGGAATAATAATGGGGTAAATAACAATGCTAAGAACAATAATCGAAAGAATCAAAAAAAGATTAGATTTGTTGCTCAAAAGTTGTACAAAATTCTCTTTTAAGATGCTGCTATCTCTTTTAAGCAATATAGATAAGATACTCCAAAGTCATTTAAAAGTAAATTGGTACAAAGATGAAATTCATCTTTGATGCAAAATTAGAGTTTTTTGAATAACTTGATCCTTTTTTTGAGAGAATCAGAAAACTCTCTCAGAATCACCTCGCATTTTGATAAATTTGATTTGCACGTCTCGTTATTACTTATTATTATCGCTACTACTACCCTCTGCATCACCATGAATGATCTTGGCTTTCATTTTCTCAAACTCTTCATTCGAGATAATGCCCTTTTCTTTTAATTTCGCTAATTTTTCTAATTCATCAGCATGAGATATTTGCTGGTGGTTATGGTGGTGTTGGTCGCCAGCTCCCGCTCCAGCATTTCCTCCTAGATTACCAGGACCAGCCGGACCTCCAAAAGCAGTTGTAGGGGCCCTTACATGTGCTATACCATATCTGATAACTTCTATTAGGTCTTCAGCTTTTTTCTTTGGGATAGCATCGATTATTCCATTTTCGCCATGATCGTTAGCCTCGAGTCTCTTTACTCCAGGGACTCTCTCTGGCAAATTGGGGTTAAACAAGCCAGGTGCATGAAAAATTACTGAGGCCGATAGCAGTCCTTTCTCAATTTTTGCATTAGTAATTACGTTATAAGGTATATCGATAATGTCTTGTTTTAATCCAAGCATGCTTGGGTCTCTTAAGATTATTCGTCTATCAGTAGCATAAATAACATTTGGAGAAAAATGCGATCCTCCTGGCTTTATCCTTGATTGTCTTGCAACTACAAGCACTTTCTCATCAGGATTGAGCATCTCGGCTATTTTTTTGATTTCATCTAGTTCATCTTCGTCTGTAATATCGGTATTAAAATTATTTTTGTTATCTGACATCCTTATCTTAATTTATCCAAACGATTTTAAAAAGTTATAATATTGCATCGACATCATCAAGCAAAATCGTACAGTAAAATATTTCTATGCCTTCAATCAAATACCCATTAATGATGACAAAGTCACAAAATTCAACTAATCATTCACCGTTTCTTTTTGTTATTACATTAGCTTCAGCTCTACTGTTAATGGGAGTTGGCGTCACAACTACAACAACACATACAGGGCTTTACTCACAAATAGATGGTACTAGTGTAATTCAATCGGGTCCAAACTTGGCCTTTGCACAGAATTCAGTAGCAACATTGGCAAATTCTGCATCAGGTGGCAATGATAGTCTGGTCTTTAATAATTATGAGAATAGTGAAGTGGGAATTTCAATAAAATATCCTTCTACCTTTTTGATTGATGAAAGTAATTCTAATGAGACTGTAAAACAAGTTAGTTTCTTCCCAGCATATGATTATTCTAGTGATTATCCTCAAACCTACATTTCTTGGTTTGATGTCTATGTGGAGGAGTTGTATCCACCAATATCTGACAATCCGATAAATATTAGTTCATATTTGGATGACCAAGCAAATTCAATTCAAGAAGAAGATGCTGATGTTACTATTGTTGAAACGTCAACCGATTCCATGTTATCTGGCAATCCTGCATATAAATTAGTAACGAGAAGTTATGACGGCAATTCAAGCATTGACGATATTGAAATTGGAACAATAGTTGGAAATACATTGTACACCGTTAGTTATGAGGTCGATACAAATCAAGTTCAAGATTCCTTGCCAATAGCTAACAAGATGATTTACTCATTTAAGATTAATTCACTGAATAATTTGGCCGATTCTATTAGTAGTATAGTTAATTCTAGTAGCATTGCGACTATAAAAGAGAAGGTGCCATTTCTCGAAGGATTGTTTTCATCACTAAATATGAAAAATATAACAAACAACCCCTACAGTTTACTAAGTTCATTAGGATTAAATGAATCTACCAAGTCTACCCTCGAAAATTTCATTGCAAATTCATCAGCATCCACTGCAGCAGCAGGATCCCTTCCTTCTAATCTTACTTCCCTAATGGGCTCTGGTCTTGGCTCAATTAACTCTGAAACCCTTTGCAGTATACAGATTTTATCTAGCCTTTGCAAGGGAGATGTGTTTTCTAATCACTCGATACCCTCGTTTTTAGGCAATGAGAGTTCATTTGGGGGATTGAGTGATCTTTTCAATAAATCAATTAGTTCCAGTGGACTCCTTGGAGACAGAGCAGCATCCATACTGGGAAACGGTAGTAGTAGTGCCGACGAAGGGTTTAACTTATCAGAGTTAAAGAATCTACTTGGTCCATTTGCAATGTTGTCATCTCCTTCATCTGATAACACCACTAATGCTCTTTTTGGTGATTCAGGTCTCGCTTCATCATTGTTTTCTTCCTCCTCCTCCTCCTCTTTATCATCATTAGCAAATAACCAAACAGATTCGATGATGTTAGATCGCTTGTTTTCAGATACTGGATTTGGCAACCAAACAGGATTTGAAAATGATTCGAGTTTTAATCCTTTTGCAGCACTATTTGGAACAAACAGTACGGGATTATTTGGTCAATTTGAAAATCAATCGTCTTCAGTAGGCTCTAACAGTTCAGATAACTCTACTCTTGATATAATAAGAATGCTGGAATTCTTTCAAAGCGGACAATAGAAATAGCTATAGTAGTTTTAACTCTTAATCATTTTCTTTTTGTTAGATAAATAGTCTGTAATGAGGACTTTATCAATGTCTCTTGGATTTATATAGATAGATTTTCCATCAACAGACTTTGCAAGTTCATTCACAAAGTCTAGTAACGTGTCTTCCTCACTAACCATAATGGTGTCTATATCAATCCCATCCTTTTTTAGCTTTTTTGCGTCCATTATTGTTTGCTCGCCTATATATTGGTCTATTTGTCGATATCTATAACATAGATAAACAGTTTGGCTTTCATGTATGTCAAATCTTACCCTGTTATTCTCAGAATTCTGTGTGCCGATTCTTTTTGGATCTGGTTTGTAAAAATGCGAATAGGGTCTTTGTCTTAATATTCTGTCTCTTTCGTTTTTTTCATCAATGTAACAAGCACTTGGATGCCCATCAGTAATCATTACTATTCTTTTGTTTTTGACACCATCTTTCCTTAGAATCTTTTTGGCCAATCTATATGCGGATTGATAGTTTGTATAGTGTAAAAAATCAGCATTGGGTTCAAATGTTCTTAGAAAAGGAATGTCAATCGCATCTATGCGCGTAGCAATAGAGCCAAATCCAATGGTATGAATTATATCTAATGGAAAAAATTTCTTATTCAAAATATACAAGCTCCAAAGCGCCCGTTTTGAAGCTTCTATTCTACTCAATTCATTGTACATAGATGAATACTTCATTGTAGAACTTAAATCAATACAATAGACTGTTGAAACTTGAATCTCTTCTAAAGTATCGTAAACTTCAATATCTTCATAGGTAATATCAAGAGGAAATTCTATCTTCTTTCTAATCGAAATTTCATTACTTTTCTTATCCATGTCACAAAGTCTTTCGATAAAGTTTCTTATAGTTGAATTTATGTTGATATTAGCAATCTCATTTCCGTGTTCAAATCTCCTTGATGTTTCTTGTATAATGCTACCATATCCAGTAAACTTTGTTTCATGCATTCCCAGTTTGTCAGCCTTGAGTGACTTTATGATCTCTACAAGTATTTGCTCTCCCATTTTCACAAACCCCTTTTTGTTTAACCACCTGTCAGAATCTGTTAGATAACCTTTTTTGATAAGTTCGGCAACAATGGGAAGTCGATTGTCTGCCATATCTGTATCTCTAAATTCGATTCCAAATTTTCTGCCCTTTTGACTTGTTAGTGAGTTTAAAGATGATGCATGTACAGTTTGGGTGTTTTGAGTAAGGGCATTGGTAACATTGTTTTGATTGCTCTTCTTATCTGAATTGGGCCTATCGCCCCAGTTGCCATCCTTGAAACTTGAGCCGTCAGTTTTTTGTAAATTTGAAAGGTATTGCTGAAGATAGACCTCGAGTTCTTGTAAAGTAGGAGGACTTTCTTTAATTGCCTTATTGCCAATGGCTTTTAGTATATCAGGAAAAAACCTCTTTAGAAGGTCGTTTCTAGACTTTTTACTCTGATCATTTATGCTCTGGTCGTCTTTTTTTTCAAACTCTGGTGGTTCTATTATTTGTGTGTCGTCATTTGAGTTCCTGTTTTTTGATCCATCACTAGCATCACTACTACCAAAAGATTTAGGATAATAGATTGTCCTTTTCTTTTGTTGAAAACCTTTTGGATTGCTGGAAACGCTCTTAGATGTTCCCCTCAACTGGATATGTTCTATTTCCGGCTGCTTACTTCCGCTTTGGCTTTTAATCGTGTTGTCGTCGTCACCAGTGTGATTCTTCATATCACGCAAAAGTGCCGTTATATATTACTGTTACTACTTTCAAATGTGTCTTCTCTTTTTTCCAAGATGGGAGGAGATGTGAATCGTAGGTACTCTAGTAATAATTCTGTAGCCGAGGCCCAAAGTTCTTCAGCATCTCTTATGCCAGGATTATCAATTTCACTAAGGTTCTCAAATTCCTTTTTGATTTCAATATATTCTAGATTATTTTTAATGCCGTACTGTTTGGCCAACTCTGTAAAGTCAAGTTGCTTTCTCTTAATTTCCTCGACTATTCTTTTTACTACTTTAGTTACGAGCGGAAATTGCATTAACTGTGTTGTATAAAGTAACGAGCTTGATTTTGTATTAGATTCAGAGCCTTCAAGTAAATTGAGGTTATGCCTTTGATACTGGTTTTGAAGGATGGTAAAAGATTTTCCTTTAAAATCGTTTCTAATTGCTACAAGCTCTGGTGACTTGAAGAAGCCGTTAAAAAAATGCAGCGATGTCTCCTGCATGACTTCTCTGATTACATTATTGAGAAATTCAATTCTGTTTTCAGAAGTATCCTCAATCTCATCTAGTTCAAATTTAGATGACTGGAAAATACATTGCAGGTCTGAGAATCTAGGAATTGTAACAGCATTGTTAAGAAGAGACCTCCTACTTTCGACTTCTCCTATCACAGCTTCTAAGGAGTGGATAGTAGATCTAACACTTACTCCTCTATCACTATTTATGTCTGGATGATTTCTTATTTTTTGGAAAATTTTTGTTATAGTCTCTAAAATAAAAATTGGTAGAAATGTGCTATCTGGTCTTCTACTTAACATGTCCATTTCTTGTAATAAAATTAACGTTTCATCTTCGACAGTATTTGGATAGTGAGTTTCAATATGGCTTTTTAGCCTGTCTGCTAGCGGTTCAATAATCTTTCCTGAGTGTGTATAATCCATCGGATTTGCAGTTGCGATGATTTTAACGTCGGGTTTAAAAAACACTGGATATGCTCCCGTGGTGAATCTGCCTTCCTGTAAAACACTTAGTAGTGTAACTTGTTTTCTTGGATCAAGAACGGGTAGCTCGTCTAAGCATAGTATACCGTATCTTGCTTGTAGTAGATATCCGGGTGAGTAAGAGTCAATATCGTACAATTCGATTCCTTTTTTGATAATTTTTACAACATCAATTTGACCTACCAAATCTTTTACAGATATGTCAGGTGTTGCTAATACATACCTGTATCTTTGTTTGCCATCAACCCACTTGATTCTGGTATCTAATCCATTATTTTTTATTAAAACTTCACAATCTTTTGAAACAAAAAATTCTGGTGCCTTTTTTTCAATATCTTTTCCATTGATCAAATCTACAAGATGGGTATAAGGCATCTCAGTCGGGATGTCATTGGTCATTGTTCCATCAACAATTGGTATGGGGGAGAGTAGTTTTTCTGAAACAAGTTCAGCCAGCCTGGTCTTTCCTTGTCCAATATGACCTACTAATAGAATGTCATGTCCAGCTAGTAACCCACGCTTTATTGCTGGAATAACAGTATCATCAAAACCAATTATCCCAACAAAGGGGTTATCGTTATTTCTAATTCTGGCAATTAGATTTTCTCTGAGCTGGTTTTTTGTAGGGTTGTATTTGTAATTTATTTCTAAAAGATCTCTTAATGTCTTTATTTCCTTGTAATTTTCTGGCACTCCATAATAACTAGGGTCCTCAAATGAAGGAGGAGTAGAGTACGATGTCTTGACCAGTTCTAAAATAGTATCTGCGCGGGACAATCCTTGTCTGGGGATGAAGTAGGTGCCTTTTCTTTAAAAATCTATGCAAACTTTAACCATGGAAATATCTAATCTTTCTTTCTACTCGCGGTTTCAACTATAAACTATTTTTTCTATTTTTACTCCATGCCCAAATTCGCTTGTATCTTATATACCAAATGACAAGCAGTATGAATCCAATAATAACCCCAAAAAGTGAGTAAACATACATGTTTGTAACCAAAAAGCAATACTTGCGTAGTTCATACGACTCTTGAATTAATTCCTCCTGAGCTTGCCTATTTTCTTGTTCTATTTGTTGTTGTCTCCTTTCTTCCACTTGTTGTTGAAATTGATTGGAAAACCCTGTATTGTTTCTCAGATTATTTTCAGCGTCATCAGCAATACTATTTTCTGTTAGTGCAAGTGAATTAACTTGTCTAATGCAGTTACTACCCTCTATGTTTAGGGCCACCGCAGAGATCGAACAAATACATAATAACAAAGTTGAGGCTTTTAGATAATTATCTTTTTTTATTAGATAATAAGCTTCCTTCCAAACCAATAATTTTTCTTAAATGATATCATATAAAAATTAGAACGTTATGTAAAAACCCATTTCATTAATTTAGTAGAAAATATTCTTGTCATTTGGGCGAGTTTTTTTTTGCCGAGCATACAAGTTATTGTTTGCTGGCCCGGTCTACCAAAACCCTTAAATCATTAATATTATTTGGGATTTTCATTTCTAAAGTGGGCGCTCCTGATTGACGAATCCGTACTTTATACTTTTTTATTTTATCCTGTTATCAAGTGCCCGACTTGAAATTGGCAGATTGAATACTAACTATGCCAGATATAGTTACAAAAAAACTGTATGATATAGCCGAATAAAAAAATTCAGGAATTGAGAAATACTTTGGCCACAGTAGTGTTTGGAGTACTTGAAATCTCCACCTTTACTTTTCCAAGATTTTCAAATATGAGTATCAAAAATTCTTTAATGAAAAGTGACCAGACTTCTCCTAATTTATGTTGAATTACATAAATATGTCTTCCATCATCGTCCATTCTGTGGTCAGAGTTTATCCCTATTACTTTCATGTATTGTTCCAGCACTTCTAATACCGACAATAAATTGTAATTTTTCTTTATTAATAATACTGAATCCTTTAGAAAGTTGAATGCGATTTGTGCAAGATCCTTAACCAATGATTCTTTAAATTTTGTCATATCTTCAATACCGTTTTCCGCACCCGATTTGATTACTTGGTCCATAACACTAAACAAGATTATTTTAGGAATAGGTATCATTCCAATCTTATTTTCATATCTTTCCCAGTTTGAATACCTACGAAGAATTTGATTTATCAAGACATTTAGAGATGTTTCTCTGTAGTCTGCTTCAAATTGAAGCTCTTCAATTACCGAGCTTTCCAGTCTGAAAGTGATGCTCCTTGTTTTACTAGGCTTGTTATCAAATACCTCATTCTCCTTCAATTCTATTACTTTCTTAAAGTATTATCAATTATTCGTTATTATGTCTTTTACAAGTTGTTTGTACAATTTAATTCACCCATCTAAGATTATAAAATCTCAAATTTGGTTTAGCTACAGAGAGT from Candidatus Nitrosocosmicus hydrocola carries:
- a CDS encoding AAA family ATPase, with the translated sequence MSRADTILELVKTSYSTPPSFEDPSYYGVPENYKEIKTLRDLLEINYKYNPTKNQLRENLIARIRNNDNPFVGIIGFDDTVIPAIKRGLLAGHDILLVGHIGQGKTRLAELVSEKLLSPIPIVDGTMTNDIPTEMPYTHLVDLINGKDIEKKAPEFFVSKDCEVLIKNNGLDTRIKWVDGKQRYRYVLATPDISVKDLVGQIDVVKIIKKGIELYDIDSYSPGYLLQARYGILCLDELPVLDPRKQVTLLSVLQEGRFTTGAYPVFFKPDVKIIATANPMDYTHSGKIIEPLADRLKSHIETHYPNTVEDETLILLQEMDMLSRRPDSTFLPIFILETITKIFQKIRNHPDINSDRGVSVRSTIHSLEAVIGEVESRRSLLNNAVTIPRFSDLQCIFQSSKFELDEIEDTSENRIEFLNNVIREVMQETSLHFFNGFFKSPELVAIRNDFKGKSFTILQNQYQRHNLNLLEGSESNTKSSSLLYTTQLMQFPLVTKVVKRIVEEIKRKQLDFTELAKQYGIKNNLEYIEIKKEFENLSEIDNPGIRDAEELWASATELLLEYLRFTSPPILEKREDTFESSNSNI
- a CDS encoding PH domain-containing protein, whose amino-acid sequence is MSDNKNNFNTDITDEDELDEIKKIAEMLNPDEKVLVVARQSRIKPGGSHFSPNVIYATDRRIILRDPSMLGLKQDIIDIPYNVITNAKIEKGLLSASVIFHAPGLFNPNLPERVPGVKRLEANDHGENGIIDAIPKKKAEDLIEVIRYGIAHVRAPTTAFGGPAGPGNLGGNAGAGAGDQHHHNHQQISHADELEKLAKLKEKGIISNEEFEKMKAKIIHGDAEGSSSDNNK
- a CDS encoding winged helix-turn-helix transcriptional regulator, with the translated sequence MKVDSFYKDTQISANGDNRGTILKIINSFPGIRYRDILRLTNLNNGTLSHHLSTLEKRSIIKIGRTENSNITRYYPASTPPDETLILNYLKIKTTKSIILMLEDVDGASFSEIVNHIKKAPSTTSWNLKRLLDSNIVGRKRGENVSLFFLYNKELVKKLVAENNKSLLDRSIDNYISIIDEL